The nucleotide window CGGCGGTGGCGGGCGAGCCGGTGGAGGATCTCGTCGGGTTCTTCCGCCAGATCTGGGCGCTGGGCGAGGCCGGCGTGCGGGTGCCGCTGACGATCGAGCGCGACGGGCGCCCGATCAAGGTCACCGTGACGTCGAGCGACCGCGAGCGCTTCCTGGTCTCGCCGCAGCTGCATTGATCGGGGCGGGTCACGGGTCTATCCCGTGGCCATGACCGACCGAGCAGATCCCTCCCCCATCCACATCGTCGGCGGCGGCCTCGCCGGGTCGGAGGCCGCCTGGCAGATCGCCGAGAGCGGCTATCCCGTCATCCTGCACGAGATGCGCCCCACTCGCGGCACCGAGGCGCATAAGAGCCAGGACCTCGCCGAGCTCGTCTGTTCGAACTCGTTCCGCTCGGACGACGCCAACGGCAACGCCGTCGGCCTGCTGCACCAGGAGATGCGCACGCTCGGATCGCTGATCCTGCGCGCGGCCGATGCCAACCAGGTCCCGGCCGGGGGCGCGCTGGCCGTGGACCGCGACGGGTTCGCCGCCGCCGTCACCGCCGCTCTCGAGGCGCATCCCCTCGTCACCATCTTCCGCGAGGAGGTCGAGGGGCTGCCGCCGGAGGATTGGGGCCGGACCATCATCGCCACCGGCCCCCTCACCTCGCCGGCCCTGGCGGAGGCGATCCGCACGCTAACCGGGGCCGAGGCCCTCGCCTTCTTCGACGCCATCGCGCCCATCGTCCACCGCGACTCGATCGACATGGACAAGGCGTGGTTCCAGTCGCGCTACGACAAGGTCGGACCCGGCGGCACGGGTGCGGATTACATCAACTGCCCGATGAACCGCGAGCAGTACGACGGCTTCATCCGGGCGCTGATCGAGGGCGACAAGATCGGGTTCAAGGAATGGGAGGCGACCACCCCCTATTTCGACGGCTGCCTGCCGATCGAGGTGATGGCCGAGCGCGGACCCGAGACCCTGCGCCACGGGCCGATGAAGCCCGTCGGCCTCACCAACCCGCACGACCCTACCGTGAAGGCCTGCGGCATCGTCCAGCTGCGCCAGGACAACGCGCTCGGCACCCTCTACAACATGGTCGGCTTCCAGACGAAGCTGACCTATTCCGAGCAGGTGCGGGTGTTCCGCACGATTCCGGGCCTGGAAAACGCCGAATTCGCGCGGCTCGGCGGCCTGCACCGCAACACCTATCTCGACAGCCCCCGCCTCCTCGACGCGACCCTGCGCCTGAAGGCGCGGCCGTCCCTGCGCTTCGCTGGCCAGATCACCGGCTGCGAGGGCTATGTCGAGAGCGCCGCCATCGGCCTCATGGCGGG belongs to Methylobacterium sp. 77 and includes:
- the trmFO gene encoding methylenetetrahydrofolate--tRNA-(uracil(54)-C(5))-methyltransferase (FADH(2)-oxidizing) TrmFO, with the protein product MTDRADPSPIHIVGGGLAGSEAAWQIAESGYPVILHEMRPTRGTEAHKSQDLAELVCSNSFRSDDANGNAVGLLHQEMRTLGSLILRAADANQVPAGGALAVDRDGFAAAVTAALEAHPLVTIFREEVEGLPPEDWGRTIIATGPLTSPALAEAIRTLTGAEALAFFDAIAPIVHRDSIDMDKAWFQSRYDKVGPGGTGADYINCPMNREQYDGFIRALIEGDKIGFKEWEATTPYFDGCLPIEVMAERGPETLRHGPMKPVGLTNPHDPTVKACGIVQLRQDNALGTLYNMVGFQTKLTYSEQVRVFRTIPGLENAEFARLGGLHRNTYLDSPRLLDATLRLKARPSLRFAGQITGCEGYVESAAIGLMAGRFAVAEARGESLAPLPATTALGALIGHITGGHIAAEEAGSPRSFQPMNVNFGLFPPLDHAPKGEGGKRLKGPEKAVAKKKALTDRGRADLAAWMGTGAVQAAAE